The genome window GGGGAGTGGAGTGcgccctccctcttttctttgcTCTATCTGTCAGGGTGAAAGATGGCTTGCACAAGGGTCAGTCACCCATACTcacttaattacttttcttggaCCCACAGAACTGTCACAAGCTGTGGTGGATGCGGGAGCCGTTCCTCTTTTAGTGCTCTGTATCCAGGAGCCAGAAATTGCTTTGAAAAGGATTGCTGCCTCGGCCCTCAGTGACATTTCAAAGCATTCTCCAGAGTTAGCACAGACGGTGGTGGATGTCGGAGCTATTGCTCACTTAGCCCAGATGATCCTCAACCCTGATGAAAAATTGAAGGTATTTAAAACGGAGGTCAAGAGACAACAGACAGCCAGGGTTCTTACAATCCAAGAACATGAAGATGTGTACAGACGAATGTTACAGAGGAAAACAATTAGCAAATACCGTTGAAAGCAGATACAAATATATCGTGTCTTGGGTCTTTTAAGACATGGAAATAATGCTTTGAGTGTCACATTTAAGAGGTTATTTGGAAATCTATGTGCAATACTGAAGACTCCAGGTAGCATTAGTATTAACATTAACAACTAAAATAAGGCATTGGCCTGACCAAAATAACTAATTAGGAGAGCCTTTGACTAGTATAAAGACCTAAAGATTTTCTAGCCCACCACTAGAATATCTgaatttcttatgaaattttcacatttattagTCCTCTGTTAGCTTTTTAAATTCACCAATTATAcaactaacacacacatacattaattgTTAATATTAGCTAAGTGATGGGAATTTCTTTGAGATGGTATCAATATCATGTGATAAAGACATTAATTCAGCTTGTTATTGtattacacaccacacatatcatAAATTATGTGTACTGTGTAAttaagaagtgattttttttttttttttacctaaaggTCCCACATTTTAATTACCTGTAAAAGGTCTTAAAGTAATCAATAGAGAATTACTGGGGAAATCTAAAAATTTGAGTTTGTGACTAATATGTGAAAGTCTCAATGCTCAGAAATCTTAGATTGTGCTAAATATCTATGCAGCTCTTTTTTTCTCATGAAGAAATTCGAATATTATAAAGCTGTTTACGCCACATCTGAACACCGAGGTGGGTGAGTGGACTCTATATAGTGCTTTGTTTTACTCACCTGTGTTTCTGCTTATCAGCACCAGGTCCTTTCAGCTCTCAGCCACATTGCAAAGCACTCTGTGGACCTGGCAGAGATGGTCGTTGAAGCGGAGATTTTCCCGGTGGTCCTTACCTGTCTGAAGGACAAAGATGAATATGTCAAGAAAAACGCGTGCACTTTAATTAGAGAGATCGCAAAGCACACACCCGAggtaaagacaaacaaacaaagcagtccggggggggggggggagttacaCTTAGTTCCAGTTTTTTAAATAGAACGCCAATTTGTTGATGAGGTCTGAGGCTTGCTCCAGGCCCTCTAACTAGGCCATTGCTCCACACCCTCAGCCCCGCAGACATTTTGGATGATGTGTCTGTCTGCACGTGGTAGAGTGTCTGTTCACCCGGGTTCCTGGGCTCTGCCCACTTGATGGCgtcactgcccctcccccacaaatcGTGGCAATAAAACCGACTCCACACATTGTCAGACGTTCTCTAGGGTACAAAATCACCTccatttgagaaccactgaattgtATTAATGACATACGAGTTTGAAATCCAGTTTCTAATCATTGCTAGCTTTCCATTTCTAGATTGTGGGGACTCTGAACCCCTGTCGTCCTTATCATTTTCTGGCAGCTGGCAGCAGTGGGAAGGATACTGCATCTGTAGGCTGGGACAGGCCACAGAGGCTCCTGGCCTACTGTGACACTCTGATAGCTGGCTGCTGTAATATGATTTTCTGCTCTGAGTTGTTAGATGTAAAAGAGAGGCAAAGCACGCCTGTGTCGATTTTGAGGTTGAGACgtcttttcctgtgtgtattttgactaatctgttttcatttcattacaTGTTAAAATCCTCACTCTTGTTTTACCCAACATCTAGATGTAGTTGAGACTTTTCAAGAATGGAAGAACCCAGCTAGTAATCACCGATAGTGTGTGGGGTAATTAGCCAGACGTTAAGTCTGATGTCTTTGGACATTGATTCATCTTTATACTAAGACGTTGGGATTGGGCACTTCTGTAGTTAGCCAGGTGTGAATTAGCCCTCAGCTTAGAGTCTACGTGAGGAATTTTGAAATTCATTACAAGAGGGATAAAAgttgtgtaatttttttaaaccacagaaCAAGCTTTTCTACTATAAATAGTTGAGCTTTTGAAATAATGGGATTATTATACTTGAACATTTCCTTAATAAATGACAGTAATCTCTTTGAATGGTATTTCAATTTTACCCGGTATTTTGAAGTCCTATATAAAGTGGCCAAATCATATTTAAAGACCATTTTGTGCTATCtgggccttttcctttcctttcagctttcacaGCTGATTGTCAATGCAGGAGGTGTGGCTGCCGTGATCGACTGCATGGAAACCTGCAGAGGGAACATACGACTGCCTGGCATCATGATGCTCGGTTACGTGGCTGCTCATTCCGAGAACCTGGCCATGGCAGTGATCATTTCCAAGGTCGGTGCTTGCTTCGTTTCTCCTAGATACTGTGGTAGGATATTCCAAGACAACCACAGACTGACACCAAATAGAAAATATAGCTGCACACAGTGAAAGAGTTGTCTAAATGCATTCACTTGTTTTACTGCTAATGTCAGTGTTGATTGGTTTGTTTTCCAGGGGATCCCTGACAAAAGGTGTGAGTTACGGAAAAAGTACAGCTTTCCACATCTAATATCAACTCCTTTTGAACATTACTGTAATCTgtctttaaatattatatatatattattatatcttGAAGGATTAATTGTGCATCCATGCAAAAGCACACTATAgttaaaaacatcatttaaatGACTTGCCCATGTATCACTTCATGCACCTCAGAGGTCTgtgtactcccccccccccccccccccccccccgtcatttGGATGAGGAGGAGATGGTGCTGGCCATTTCTCTTTCAGATGTGGTCCATCAGGCAATCAGAGGGCACAGCAGACggcagggttgtttttttttttgtttttttggttttggttttggttttttttttcttcatgttgtgTGGATTTAGCCTTTTCTCAATTACAGCATTCTATGAATCCACCCTATAGTTAGCCTTGGTCCATAGTAGGTGCTCACAAAATAGGTTGGTATATAGATATGGATTTCCTAGAGCCCATGTGCTCACACTGTGTGTGGCAGCCCTCTAGGGGGTAGGGCTCTTATCAGCATAGAAAACCTGCTGCTGTTTGTTAAACAAAAATGGGGATCTTTTTTCCCTTGCTAATCCTCAGAACACAAAGGAGATCTTGATTTTCTACCTAGCCCGCAGTGATGCTCTGCGGTCCTGAGCTCCCTCATCCGgcctttcttttgttctcagtcactGCAGACGCAGCAATGACTGGAGCAGGACTGTGTGTCTGGAGGGGTCGTTAGGGATGTGTCTGGGTTTTGATCCTTGCTCCCTTTGTCAGGAAGATAGCTCCTCGGAGGatgaagagagccaggcagttgCTTGTGCATCCTACACATCCTTTTGAATCTGGCCAGGGCACTCTCCCCTTCTTTGGTGGAGGCCTGCTGCCAGTCTCTCCCAGTGTCTGAAGCAAACCACACAGCAGTGAGGCATTTTCTCCTTGTCCTCTGAGGTGCGTCAGGAACCGGGAGACAATGTCCACCATTTACGGCACTCTCTTACCTCTGAAGCACATGTTGCTCCCGGTCTCATCTGAGTATTCTTGGCTGGGGCCAGTAATGTGGAGCCTGGGACGAGGTGCGAGAGTCatctgctcttcctctctctcttcatcccctcctcctcaATCTTATGTCCTACAAACATGGTTTACAAATTTACTCCACCTCAGCAGGTCTGATCTTTTCTATTGTGGACAGACCACTTCAGTGCTTGGAAAAGGACATGGTAAAGGAAACATGGTAAGTCTCACGAAACTGATTCAAGGTGTgggtgaaaggaaaaagaaaagaaaaagcagactaAAAGGCCAGGGAAAGGCACATGTGAGGGTCTTGACCTCTgccacagcagcagcatgtgATGCTGGTTCTTACAGTACTAAATTTGAAATCATTACTGTCGTCTCAAACTAGTTACAAAATTATGCCTACACAAAAGCTGGAATTAAAAATTCATATGTTTATTTGATTCTTCCTTAGGTCTATAAACTGATTTTTGAGGccctttgatgatttttttttccttatttaaataaaattagagtCTAAAATGCAAAATGTCCACATGCCACCTGTATAACAAAAGCAAGCTGGCTGGATTCAGCCTGTGGCCATAGCAGAACTGTCAGTATAAAGTCGACCAAAAGTACTGGGAAAGCGTGTGGTATTTCAGGGAAGATGTTAGTGGAGTATATTCCATGTAAAAGGCTCTTAGAGTGGCGGATTCTTGCTCGTATTCATTTGATTTTTAGtttgttgtagttgttttatTTTCGGACTACTGTACTTGGGGTGGGTATGTCGCTGAGGACTGAATTGAGGGAGGTCCTCAGTCTTTACTTcttaaacaaaggaaaataaatttggaGATCCTAAACATTTCAGTTTGTCACCATGAAATCTGTTTCTGCCTGGTCTGAGGCATCTCTGTTGTTTGCGTAAATGTCCCTCTATTTGGGGGCCAGAAGCTAGTAGAGACATTCTTATTTAAGTTGGATTGTTACAGGTAATTAAGGCAATTTAGTCCTagtcattttattgacttaaGAAATGACCGCCCTTGTGATGTGCACACTTATTGAACCATTTAGGAAAAGAAGAGAGCAAGGCTGAAATGATTTCTTCTAACACCCGAAAGACACGGTGGACTCTTTAATCCCGCTCCAGATTTAGAACACTTGCTCTTTTGATCCCCACTCCAGGGTGTGCCCCAATTGTCGGCCTGCCTGTCAGAGGAACCGGAAGATCATATTAAAGCCGCAGCTGCCTGGGCTCTAGGACAGGTTGGGAGACACACTCCGGAGCACGCACGGGCCGTGGCTATCACAGACGTCTTGCCAGTACTGCTGGCTCTGTACTTGTCCCCAGAGAGCTCCGAGGACCTGCAGGTGAAAGTGAGTACTGCTTTGAACCGGCTTGGGGAGACTGGGCGGACACTGACTTAGTCTTTAAAATATGTggtttaaatattttgatttttctgatgGACTGGGTTGCTTTTCTGAGTCAGGAACTACAAATCTGTCAGAAGATTGAGTAATTTATCTTTGAAAACTGGTTACCCTTGTTCCCACAGTTAGTGATATATTTTCAAGGAAATTTTGCACAGATAAAAACTTGGTTGTAAAGTGAATGTCAGGTTTTTGCATTCTGTATTGCTATTGACATTTTCTATGAAATCGGAATGGAAGAATAATAGAATTTTTGAATGTGGAGTTGCTAGAGAGTACACTGTccctttttactttaaaaaacagaGTCCCAAAGAATTTAAGTTGCTTTTCAAAGATATAACTAGTAAGAGAATATTCCTGAAGGTATCATTTACTTCTCCTAACTTCAAGGATGTCTGATCTTTTAATTCTTTGtcttatttccttttaaagtGTGTATAAGATTCACTAACATTTTTGaatcatgcatttttaaaaggcaagttTTATGAGAAAATTATTACTGGCTGTCAAGGTGATTCATGAAACAGGCACAGAAAGCAGGATGGACTATTTAATAattctacaattaaaaaaaagaaatattttatagcaTACATATTAGGAAAATATGGAGGTCTTTGAACTGATGGGGGATGTTTACCGCAGACAGTAATTCCAAAtacactgaacatggccagccggatggctcagtgagtccaGCTGGTCACTGACAACCctcaagacctgagttcaatccccaggacgcACATGGGAGAAGAGAATCTGACCCAGGCCACATCACCCACTGAGTCCCACGTACTTGCTGtaggcacacacaaaatatataaataaatgtaattaaaacccaaaataaaattaataggaAAGGACATAAACACTTAACTAGATGGTTAAATTAGTGAATAGTAAACACATTTACTGAATGTAACCTTGGATGACAAGGCAGAAAACTCCCAAGTTTCATGAAAGTGAGTTTCTTTATCTGGTTATGTTTACATGATAAGTTTCTACAAATTGATTTCCAAGAGTAAGACTTTTCTTAGTAGTTGTAAGGTTTTCCAGATCAAAACAGTGGCTTACAGCTGGgcttagtggcacatgccttttatcccagcactcaggaggcagaggtagttggatctctgtgagttcaaggccagccaggtctacatagtaagttccaggacagccagggctacatagagaaactgccttgaaaaacaaaaaaccaaacaaacagaaaacaaaaaccaaaccaaaccaaaccctctcttagttagggtttctattgctgtgaagagacaccatgaccatggcaactcttaggaaggaaaacatttaatggagtgACTTGCAGGACAGGGTGtcgtacaggcagacatggtgctggagagggagttaagagttctacatcttgccggacggtggcggtggcgcacgcctttaatcccagcactcgggaggcagaggcaggcggatctctgtgagttcaaggccagcctgggctaccaagtgagttccaggaaaggcgcaaagctacacagagaaaccctgtctcgaaaaaccaaaaaaaaaaaaaaaagagttctacatcttgatctgaaggcaacaggaagtgagcagagatactgggcatgacttgagcaaGGgacacttcaaagcccaccccaacagtgacacatttcatccaataagaccacaccaactccaacaaagccatacctcctaatagtgacactccctatgagcttttAGGGGCAcaccccaaacccaaaccaaaccaaaaaaaaaaagcaacatcttACATAGATTTAGGGCTCCCCTCATAAGACCATGGCACTGAGGTAATGTAACAAGTTAGCACTAACTGGCTGACAGAAAGAGATGGACAGTGGGCCCTCCCAGGTCTTTTCCAGTTAAAGGGGTGTCTGATTCTTTGACTTTCTAGTCAGAAATCCCAGCTCCATTTGTGCTCTTGATCTGTCCAGCTATGGCTGATTAATGTAATCAACAGTAATTACAGCTTGAGAAACCCTGGCAATGTAGTTCTTGGGAGCCTTggatactttttattttcttctaggtGGTACTGGAGATTAACTCCAGAGCTTGGACATTCAGGCATGTAAGCACTCAatcactaagctatctctcctgcccatataattttttaaagtgaacTACTGTAACATTATATTGTATAAATATCCATGGAGTAAAaccattactttttaaaataagataaccTTTATTCTGATTTAATTCATCAAAGATGGTTTTGTTAAGTTAACTAATAGAAATGAAGTTTCTTTTGATACAGTATTTACTTTCAGGAAATAtactggtgtagctagagttttcctgccttgcccacagtcaggacaaatctttgtcacccgccagtcccacagccgctcagacccaacgaagtaaacacagagacttatattgcttacaaactgtatggccatggcaggcttcttgctaactgttcttatagcttaaattaatccatttccataaatctataccttgccacgtggctcaccGGCATttctggctgcagctggcagtgagtccttctgccttcctgttcttttatttctcctctctgttagtcctgcctatacttcctgcctagccacggccaatcagattttatttatcgaccaatcagagcaacttgacatacagaccatcccccccagcacagccaagtgcagactgtctcagacacctgcactcaggcccgtggtcctaatcatcctttctatgaggacctgctgggtaacgccacaaggaacccaagaacgggctcccacaggacatacagaacaccccacagcataCTGGGCATTATATGTAAAAAGCAAACCTTTAGTAATTTCTCTGGCAACAAAACCTTCCCCAAACTTGAAGTTCATTTGAATAGCTTCTTACTGTGGGATGTCATCTCTTTTGCTCTTCTGTAGGGTCTCTTGGAGCATATAGCTGCTGCTTTAGAGCAAAGTCCATCAAGTCTGTTGGATTTAACACTAGCTCTTTGAGAAAATGTGTATCCAAAGCATTAGAAACTGTCTAGTGGCCTTTCTCGTTTGTTACTCTGTGGCAGCTTTCAAAGAATAAAGCTACCTCAAGGTTCTCTCTGTCTCAAAGGCAGGTCCGCTTCTGTAAGCACTGGTTAATTGGTTCTAATCTGGGAGAACCAGGGAGCAGCTTCTTGGAGTTTCTCCTGTGTGGTCACTGCTGCCTGCGTTATTCTAGTATCTTAATAAAGAATGGAAATTCTATTAGCTGATGAGATCATCTGTTACGCTGAAATGCTTTAGCTCATGGTGGCATTTGAACCGTTATGAAACTGTCTAGGTTGCTTATTTCACACAGCTTTCAAGTTCCGTGGTCATAGTTCTCATTGCATTTTTAAGTAGCTTTATTGAGATATTATACAATtcactcatttaaaatataagattcAATAGTTTTTAGTGTATTTACAGAATTGTGAAATCATCACCACAAActgattttaaagttttttttctcctctgtcagACATCACTCCACATCTCTGTCTAAATCCGACAACTGTCaattttctttccatctctgtggaTTTGCCGCTTCTGGGCATTTCATTTAAAAGGGATAGTGTAACAGATGTGTCCTTTTGTGCCTGGTGTCTTTATTACCTAGTCtgagggtgttttgtttgttttttaatgcgtACAGATATTTTGCCTGCTTGGGTATCTGTGGACCGTGTGTAtcttgtgcctgtggaggccagaagagggcatcagcttccTTAGCACTGGAATTACCAgtcactgtgagccaccatgtgggtgctgagactcaagcctgggttctctggaagagcagcactaTTAACcagtgagctgtctctccagcccctaacctgAGTTTTGAGATTCTTCATGTAATATGTATCAGTCCCTTGTTCTCTTTATGCTCGATAATTTTCCATTGGTTATCCATTCACCAGTTGATGGACATTGGGGTATTTAAACTCTTTAGCTATTTGCACATGTTTTCATGtggatgttttttttaatttttaaaaatttatcattagtgagtgtatacatgtatgtgtatgcatgtatgtgtgtgcatgatgtgcaTGCGTGGACACGTGTGCCGTGgctgaatgtggaggtcagaagccagctctttggagttgattttctccttccatctagGGGTCAAATTCAGGCTGCTGGGCCGGGTTTgagcagcaggcacctttacgtGCTGAGGCATGTCTCCAAGCTGGGTGCATGCCTGCATTTCTTTTGGGTATATTTCCATAAGTAAAATTGCTGGGTCACTGGAAATTCTTTAAGATTTTGAGGAACTACTGGACTGTTTTCTAACACAACTGTGCTGCTTTACATCCACCAGCAGTATAGGAGGTTCCAATTTTTGCATTCTTGTGAatgaattttattcattcattctatttttttttactgcagcTATCCTAACGTGTACTTTTGATTTGCCTAATGGCCAGTAGCgctgaaattattttcatgtatgtcttggctgtgtatgtgtattcttTGACCTTTTAtcccttttattatttaaacaattttttgTAGTGGTGGCCATtggtctcagggccttgcacatgttaggcaagcctTTTGCCCCTGAGTGATATCTCCAGCCCTGTTCGTTTCTAAACGGAGTCATTTGTCTGTCAACTATTACAGCTCAGAGGTAGGCAGGTAAGCAGACTCTTAACTAACTAACGTTTCTTTCACACTAGACAGTCAGTGCTATTACAGCTATTTGGCCTTGTTAGCAATGGCAGTTAAGTTAAATTTCTTGGTCTGGTAAGGTCATCGTGGTCTTAAgatggtttataaaggtacagTACAATCAGGTGTGTTGAAAGCTGGGGGGTTATTTTCAACCTACACTACTTGTGGGCTACAGTTCTGCATTCCTTATTTAACCTATGCAGCAATGGTTTTGGTCATATGTGTCTGGTGATGAGGATGTGTAAGACTTCATAGTCTGGGTCTCTAAAGAAAACCTAAAATTCAAGAGATAATTTGCTGATGGCACAAATATGATAAAAGTTTTGCTGAATACAATGACCATGTATAAAGTCCACGATGTAAAATGGTCCTTCATTTCAAGAGCATTGCCAGACATACAGTAATAAAACCAGAAGACCATATTGGCTGTGGcttcagaggaagaaaagagcaaaGTCCCTAAGGCAGCTcatatgcacaccacatacaAGACAAACACAATAGTTGTAAAGTTTCCAATGTGAAGGGGCGTCATGTCATACAAAGAGACAGTCACAGCCAGCTGTAGCTGCAGCGTGTCCCGTAGTCACATTAGAGCCCTTCGGCCACATTTACAGGAGGGGCAGCAAGGTGACTTTAATTTAGAAGACGGAAAAGTGCTGGCGGGAAGGGGGGTGGGAAAGGTACCTGTGGTGCCTGTGTTTCCCAGAGTGATTCTCAGTTGACAGTTGATTCAACAGTTTAGGTTCTGTTTTGATTCCACTTGAGAATGGGTCAATTTCTACCCATGAGCTATAGCAGTGTCTACAAATGCACACTGAATAAGTCATACGCTAGCAATTTATCAATGCATCTATATGAGCACGAAATCTTTTAGACAGTATAGGATACCTATGCCATATAGGTAATATAGAATACGCTATCATAACCATTATCTCATAGTTGTTGATTAAAACAAATAGGATGCTTTGGTTATCTGTTTCATAGTTACACATGGATATTTATCCACATATTTATACTTAAACATGTTCATTTACAGTGCATAAGTAcactttataattttaatgacCTGATATGTATTTAAGAGCTCAGCAACTCACTGCATAAGTTTTGAGTTTAACGGAATCCAACTGATAAAACTGATAATAACAGCAGTCAAAACAGTCTTCAGCTGTTGAGGACTTGTGAAACTGTACCCTGCATTTCTGACTTAAAGCCCAGGGTCTGcagggctgcagagatagctcagctgctgaattcctcagaaaactgtttaaaaatgaaacaactgCAAGAAGCTGACTTCCTTTTCAAAGTCTGGGAGTATGAGACGTGACCTGCCAATCTTTGTATGCCCCTGCTTTGTGTCTCAACAGAGTAAAAAGGCCATAAAGAACATCATCCAGAGATGCACCTACCTCCCGGCCCTCGAACCCTTTCTCTACGATGCGCCTCCCAATATCCTGAAGTATGTGGCTGGGCAGTTCAGTAAGGTAAGAAATGCTACCGTAGTctggaaaaagggaagaaagggaaaatgatttgtggacttgtttttctgctttctcctgTAAAATTTGGTCTGGGCTTTACTAGTTAAGTCTTAACCAGTCTCAAATGATACAGGTAGCATAGGTTAGTAAAACTCTCAGGTAAGTGAAGCACTTCATTCTTCTTCATATAGTTTTCATAGCCCTGTGCTATCTTCTTAAACAGCataaaaaggaagtgatatgacaacacataaaatttataatatagaCAATTTATGCTGAAACTTACCCTTTAGTAATTTCCCGTGTCCTTTAGTCTAAGAACATAGCAAACATTTTTAGGAAAATGTCTTTGAGCCACTGAAATATTTTTTCAGAAACTCTAAACTTGCTGGAGGTGATCTCAGTCCTTTGGTACACAGTGACTTCTTCGGAACAATTTGAACAAACGTAATGGCCGTATTTCATCGATCATCGCAGATTGACAGTAGTGTAGAGGTCGAGCTGCCCAAGGGCACGGCCAACAACACAGGTTCAGACAGTAATGGGAgctgggggtccagccccttgacaGTCCCCGCCCAGGGTCCGGGAGGAATCTACAGCCAGCTGATAATTCATCTTTGATGCAAAGAAGTGAATCTTTGtgcacgaaactccttagtccgtacgctttattcttctgagtaagttctctctacaagcttctattctgctctcatgcctagctcctttcttgcctgatttctcccTACATTaatctgctgttccctctaagttctatcttaattctctcgtcttagttctgcctcatctaggtctttttatcttgttcttacccagctcgtacttccccatctgactcttcctcatcttccatctcgtccacacgttctctctggtcaaaatcctccttatccctctctgttcttggtcTCTCGGTTCTCCACGTTCCtcctaagtctcccaggaatccagtataaacccaagcaatagcaatcccctggtcgagcaaggtcaccaggcttgaattttacagagtcataaaggcaggtaagaattttcctcaggcagtgaccaccaggctttcttttacaacccaaaagggagAGGTAAAAGAGGTCacctgagtgctaatgaccagtTAGTGTATGAGAAAAAGGGGATCTGTGTGCTCactctacattcctagaagtgcttaggtaagaagttaggggtctgttagtaaggttgtataagaaagaaggGTCTCACCCTAagttgcacaagaaataaagctatttgcctgacctaggagacaggtgcagttttgtttggccttggatgtCTGAtaggcatttaaaataaatacactgttaggagttctttggaagcaagaaaatcattttaggaaccagctagtgtatatatacaaaagctaaaatatcaccaagactccttaagccatggcttgacctttggagaagtccttgacttttccaagtagtggCGTTTGTGATAGTGGCTGAATTTCATGacgttttcctgtggcttgcagcaagaCAGCAAGGGCTGAAGGTGAATGACTGTCATCGTCACTGACGTCAGGGGACTGGGAAACTGTGCTTTGCACATCTGAGTTAAAATACACAGTCTACAGGGGCtagggatggctcagctgttaagaatacTGCCCATTCCTCCAGGGGACTTGGcttcgattcccagtacccacacagcaaCCCCTGAGTATCTCTAACTCTTTTCCCAGGAGATCCATGGctgcttctggtctccatggtcactaggcatgcacatggtacacagaactAAGTACAGACCAAAcaccatacacattttaaaaaataa of Peromyscus leucopus breed LL Stock chromosome 5, UCI_PerLeu_2.1, whole genome shotgun sequence contains these proteins:
- the Spag6 gene encoding sperm-associated antigen 6 produces the protein MSQRQVLQVFELYQNARTRFVQMVAEQATRPQNIETLQNAGIMSLLRPLLLDVVPTIQQTAALALGRLANYNDDLAEAVVKGDILPQLVYSLAEQNCVYKKAAAFVLRAVGKHSPQLAQATVDCGALDSLVICLEDFDPGVKEAAAWALAYIARHNAELSQAVVDAGAVPLLVLCIQEPEIALKRIAASALSDISKHSPELAQTVVDVGAIAHLAQMILNPDEKLKHQVLSALSHIAKHSVDLAEMVVEAEIFPVVLTCLKDKDEYVKKNACTLIREIAKHTPELSQLIVNAGGVAAVIDCMETCRGNIRLPGIMMLGYVAAHSENLAMAVIISKGVPQLSACLSEEPEDHIKAAAAWALGQVGRHTPEHARAVAITDVLPVLLALYLSPESSEDLQVKSKKAIKNIIQRCTYLPALEPFLYDAPPNILKYVAGQFSKVLPHDSKARRLFVTSGGLKKIQEIKAEPGSLLQEYINNINSCYPEEIVRYYSPGYSDTLLQRVDSYQPPTN